Proteins from a genomic interval of Maylandia zebra isolate NMK-2024a linkage group LG15, Mzebra_GT3a, whole genome shotgun sequence:
- the LOC101476804 gene encoding hydroxycarboxylic acid receptor 2-like, with protein MVGEFTLGLPLNLSVLYIFIFRYKFWKNKAIFLFNIVVADFLLVGCLPFKIHHYQHNLRRSEDTVLCKIMLFMLFLNRGASIAFLITMSLDRYFNVVHLGRRNFVNVFKKSPQISVVIWILLLPLTTPTMVTTFECCNSHGREKETFLHDVTDTFREIVFFSQIIIPYIILVYCTVRIVSRLRKKTVGEKTKLRRAVCLVTSVVVVFSFCFLPCTITRAALLFVRLKNWQDAENIAVQVYDALMVLSYSDCLLDPLIYCFCNSGFKDVYISTFCPVFIQKRLTNSDSGTPNTTTCTSTTTTAGARMIFLPIMEK; from the exons ATGGTGGGAGAATTTACACTGGGTCTGCCTCTCAACCTGTCCGTTCTCTACATCTTCATCTTCAG ATACAAGTTCTGGAAGAACAAAGCGATCTTCTTGTTCAATATTGTGGTTGCTGATTTCTTGCTGGTGGGCTGCCTTCCTTTCAAGATCCATCATTACCAGCACAACTTGAGGCGCAGTGAGGACACTGTGCTTTGTAAGATAATGCTCTTCATGCTGTTTCTCAATCGAGGAGCCAGCATCGCCTTCCTCATCACAATGTCCCTCGATCGCTACTTCAATGTGGTCCATCTTGGAAGGAGAAATTTTGTCAACGTGTTTAAGAAATCTCCTCAGATTTCTGTCGTCATCTGGATCCTCTTGCTTCCCCTCACCACTCCTACTATGGTCACAACCTTTGAGTGCTGCAACAGCCACGGACGGGAAAAGGAGACATTCTTACATGATGTGACGGACACCTTTAGAGAG attGTTTTCTTCTCCCAAATCATCATCCCCTACATCATCCTCGTCTACTGCACGGTCCGCATTGTCAGCCGGCTGAGGAAGAAGACGGTTGGGGAGAAGACTAAGCTGAGGAGGGCTGTGTGCTTAGTCACATCTGTTGTCGTTGTCTTCTCCTTCTGCTTCCTTCCCTGCACTATAACTAGAGCAGCACTGCTGTTTGTGCGGCTGAAGAACTGGCAGGATGCAGAAAACATAGCTGTCCAGGTGTACGACGCCCTCATGGTTTTGTCTTACAGCGACTGCCTGCTGGACCCGTTGATTTACTGTTTCTGTAACTCAGGGTTTAAAGATGTTTACATATCTACCTTTTGCCCTGTATTTATCCAGAAGAGACTGACAAATTCTGACTCTGGCACCCCAAACACAACAACATGTACTagtactactactactgctgGCGCTAGAATGATTTTTTTGCCTATAATGGAGAAATAA